TGTAATCATAGGCATAAACACACTAACATCACTAGGCGGAGTGCGGGAGAGCAGCCAGAACGGTTCGGTTGGCTGGTAAAATAACAAGGGAGAGGCAAGCCAAGTACAGTATTcgcggcgggagggggggcaaaCAAAGATAACAGGAAAATCATGCTGGCCAATGCGAATATTGCAGCCAGTCGTGAACCCCTGgtctgacgacgacgacgatgatgatgatgaggttggTCAAATGCGGGCCGATGGCAGCGGTCTCGACCCTGTCAACGTCACACCAGATCGGAGCAGCTCATCCCATCCGAAATGCGAAGAATGCAGTTATTGTCTACGCCCACGAGGTCCAGCCGCCGCCTGTGGGAGACTTTGCTAGGCCTCCCCCCCAGTAGCCAATGTCCGCCTGCTTGCCTCCCTGTCATTTGCGGCTGGCGGTTGTCCAGACCTAGAGGCGCTGAAGAACGGGCCAAACGTCGCCGGCTACGGTCTCACAATTGTCGGGCCAGAGACACTAGTGTGTCCGTGAGTTGGTATTTGTAGGTACAGGATGGGTGCTGAGGGTGTGGCTTGAGCAGGGAGGAGCCCCGCTTGCGTCATTGCTGTGTTGTTACTCGGAGCATTTGCTCAATGGAAGGTGATGATTGGACCCCTGCGGTTCTGTGAGCGGGAAAAGCATGTGACGATCCCGCCTTCTGTCTTGGAAAACAAGCATCATGGAATTGAAGTGGATGTATCCATGCTGACAGCATCACCAAAGCGGGCATCCAACGGTCATCGTGAAGCATTTGTTGCCGTACACAAAATACAGATACACACTACTAGGTACGAGCCATAATACGTACTGCATCATTGGAGGATGGGTGTATCGCGCCTCGTCTGCCAATCATATAGCCAGTTTATTTACTGCGGCTGTAATGAACTTTGCCCAACAATATTCATAATTTTATCCGAAAATAGTGGCAAGGACTTAAACACGGTGGTGCCAACTACCCCAGGGCAACCCAGCTGTGACGGCATAGAAGAAGCGGAGTCCTCCCTTTCTGTGCCCTCAATTCGATTCTGCTTCCTCGACAAATTACGTTCATCGAGACAAGTTCCCACGCCCATGGGTCGTCATCTAGTGTGAGTATGGTTGGACTTTGCTTCCGAGCAAGAGGCGCAGTTTGGCAAGATGACAGCAGGCTTTGTGGTAGCCACATTGCGAACACTGGCCAAGAGCTTGTGTGCTACGGTTGGGTACCTCTTCTGTCTCCATTTGCTTGTATTAGAAGTTGTAAGGGCCCGTCTAGATACTGTGCTCCTGCGCGTCTGGCGCTGCGTCGTcatccttggccgccgcaCTTGTCTTAGAACGACGAAACAAACACCATTGTGTGTTGCTTGCTCGGAGCTGGCCAAGGTAATTTCCAGGGtggtgccgatgccgacacGGAGAGTTTTctccttcgtcgtcgaccggcATATGTTACGGAAAGTCGCCAGTGGCCAATTAATTGATCACCTAGGGACCAACACATTTACAAAGGATCGCATCAGCTCGTGAATGTGGCTTGAGGATGTAGATAGTGTGACGATAGAGGGTAAATTGACAAACTAATAAACACTACAACCATACTGGTTTTTGGTCTCTTGCCGATGACTCTTGTTTCATATTCAAGAACGCTGAATTTATTAGCGCGGAACCGAACCAGATCCAGCAGTTAGAATTAGTTACCTTAACCCCCTCCGGCAGTAAATGACCGAACATGAGCACCATGTCCCATTCTCGCGTTGTCAACGCAGTAAGATAGCTTGTATGTAAACACACAGTACTACTACCTGTGACTCTTTAGCTCCATACTTGGTGCGAGAGTTCGGTTTCCGTTATAATACGAACATCGTATGTTTTTTTGGAACCAGCCGAACCAAGACGATGAGATGGTTGTATCGCAAAAGATCCTGTATCAAGTCACATGTGTCGAAGGGGAAGACCAATAGTCTGAAAAAAAGACATAGGCTTCCAGAGCGCAATCGGACCTGGCATCGGGCGTTATTCGGGGTTGGTACCAAACAGCACATGTGCTTAGTCATAAGCTCACCCGCTCGGGCTTTTTGACCAGAACCTGCACCTCCCTCAGCTGTCTGCGTCGCCGCATCGGGGACCCCAGGTGCCCAGGTGGTTGGGGGTCGCTGTGCTGTgccggctgcagctggcaATAGTCCAATGCCGAGGCCTAACACCTTCTCCAAGCCGAAGCTCGACACGGCCCCGACCCCAGCCCGGCCCAGGGACCATACCGACCATATCCGTACCTCCATAGCTTAGCTCCTCAACGCGGACTTCGCGACATTGGCTCGTCAACATACACCGGCTGACCTCTTCCGAATCCCAACCCAATTGCTCGCACCCGCTCTAACGCCCGTTCATCCCTTCACTCCACGATCTCGGATCTTTGCGCCGATCACCCTGCGATGCACGTTTGAAGCGCGCCACGCTCCGCTTCTTTTAAACCGGTCCGCTTGCCCAACGATACCATGACTACCTCAGAGCttgcgccgccatcgccagcgaggaggaagaggaggtcgCGGAGACGTCGTCAAGACAAGCCCGCGATCACAGCAAGGCTGGTTCTGGACGACCATGATGTTAGAGGCGACGTGGGCATTGTGTCCGAGGACTTATTTATAGACCTTTTCCCCCACCTCCGTGATGGTAAGAATGCGCCTCCATCCGCCAGGGATGTTCTCACCAAGTTACTGATCCCATTGTCGCATAGCACCCTCACGTGAAGATGGCTCCGATGACGTTCACCATGTCGCAATCGCCCCTTGGGAGCCGACCCCGTCCTCGACCGAAACCGCTTGGACGGTGGTGCCTGTAGTCAAGTCCACGGCGCTCAAACACTCGACCGTTCAATtttcgccctcgtccttgtccttaCAAAACTTTGCTACCATTCTCCAGCAGGTTGCGCCGTCAAAGCTCTCGAGCAATAGCCGCAGCGGCATCGAAATCCATATACTAGACGTCGTTGCGTTGTCGCTAGACACAGTATACGTGAGCCTCGAGAGCGAATTGACGAAGCGTTTGGAACAAGGCGAGGGTACCTTCTACCGCGACCATCCGAGCAacgccaacggcaaaggCCACGCCGCTCCAGAAACCTCTGAAGCTTGCCTCATCTCCTCTTTGCGCGTGGCTCTGGGCAGCCTGAAGGTCCTTCACTCGGGCGacctcttccctctcccgTTACCCCCGCACCCAGTCACTCACATCCCGCCAAACCCTGGAAAGATCATGCTGTGCGAGCCCGTAAGCCAGGGCATTCTTTCCGAGAATACAAAGATCGTCTTGATGCGAGGGCGGGTACACGCGAAGCGCGGCCATACCGCTCCTCCAATCCCTCCGAACCGGAGCCTGAACGGCGTTcctgaagacgaggaggacgataCCGCCAACGATCAGTTCTTCTCGGCTGCAGAGGATAGGTACAAGACGGATGCTGCGAATACCGAGATAGACTCTGTGACTGAGACGGAGGAGTCAGAGCTTTCTGGCATTGACCAAGACGACGATCTCTCCGACGACTCCATGGATGACATGATCTCCCTGCAGGCGCCGACACTGCCTACGACTGCTGCGAGTGGTGTGTCTACGATGCAACCAGGAACCCCTATGACGattggaagggggaggaaaaCTAACGGGGTTGCAACCCCCGCCTCTGTATTTTCCAACTACACTGCAACTACCGCTCGCCCAGACCGGCCCCGGGGCCGGCTATTTCGAGCTCAGGGGCTGATTCGAACCGTACCCGTGGACCTCCTTCACCCGAAGCCAGcgcccgaggacgacgacgaagctaGAGTTTTCGTAGACATTGCGTCCCTATCCAAGATCGGTTGCTTCTCGGGAGACTGGGTACGCATTgaggctgccgaggagcCCCCCGCCAACGGCTTTGGCGCCTTCGGACTCGGAAGCTTCACGTCGCTGGAACCGGTGGAATCTACTTGGCGCCCCGTGAGGGTCTATGGTCTTCCCGAGGGATACTCTCAGCGCCCAGTCACGCGGATACCAAACACAAAGCACGGCGAGCGCAGGCTGTCGTTCTTTGACTCCCAACTCCAGAAGCCATCCAGTCCAGCAGCCTATATTTCTCCAATCTTGTTGGCCAATCTCGACGAACCGTCGTATCTCCGACTATCCCCCATCAAACGTGGAACGTATCAAGGAAAGGGGACCCTTCCTAAATTTACGAGCGCTTCGCGCCCTCCGTACGCCCGCGACATCACTATTCAGCACGTTCGGTCACCGGTGACCGCGGAACGAGCTTACCAGTCGGCGGTCCTTGGTGGTCTGAAGCGTTACTTTGCCCAGAAGATCCGGCTTGTACGGACAGGGGATCTCATTGCCGTACCCATCGACACACAACTGGGTAAAGCACTCCAAGAGCAGCCCAGTGGCAGCAACGGGTCCGAGGTGGATGATGTGATGGCCCTCTCGAAAGAAGGGTCGTCACGGTTTGATCAAGTGGCCTGGTTCAAGGTCGGCCACATTCAGATTTCAAAATCCGATGCCGACAATGACCAGTCCGAAGAGCTGTGGGCTAGGGTCGCATGCATCGACAGCTCATCCGTCGCGATGCACGGCTCTGGCTTCGCCACAAACCGCATACCTGCCACCAAGTGCAATACCTGGCCTTATTATCTCGGGGTCAAGAAGATGCCCACAAAAGCACCAAGCGCCTCGGCGCTGACGCTCCCTGACCAGGATCAACGTTACATCTCACCTCTCAGAAGACGGCTGCGTGAATTGCTTGCCGCTGCCACGAGTCCCAGAGCAGTACATCTGAAGATGCCGCCAGTTGCCGTTCTTGTTACCGCCACGCACCGCAATATAGGCAAAGCAACTGTCGCGTCGGAAGCTTGCGCCGATATTGGCCTGCACACATACGCTATTGACGCATACGACATCCTCAGTGAGGCAGGGaccagcggcagcgacgTCAAGACAGAAGGCCTTCTGCGGACCAGGGCCGAAAGGGCGATGAGCTGCGGCCCGGAAACCACGGCCCTGCTGATCAAGCATGTCGAGGCATTGACAGCCGATCGTATGGTgtcgaccttgaaggagGTTTTGCAGGATACGAGGGTGTTGATCGCCACCACCAGTGACGTTGACAAGGTCCCAGATGGGGTTCGTGGTCTCTTTAGCCACGAGCTCGAGATGGGCGCACCGGACGAAGCCGAGCGCGAAGGCATACTGAGGGCTATTGTTGAGGATCGCGGTATCAACCTCGACCCTGAAGTAGACCTCAACGGCGTGGCTCTCAAGACTGCTGCGTTGGTGGCGGGTGACCTTGTGGATGTGGTTGACAGAGCGCTCATCGCACAACGACTGCGGCTGGAGCAAATCTCGTCAAAAGCAgaagccgccggccaggccgtcaCGGTGCGCGATCTTCAAGTGGCCGGTGGACCGATGGCTCGGTGCGTCACCAAGGGCGACTTCGAGGTCGCTGTGGAAGCTGCACGCAAGAACTTTGCGGGCGCCATCGGAGCCCCCAAGATTCCGAATGTCACATGGGACGACGTGGGTGGCCTGAACAACGTCAAGGATGCCGTGACGGAAACCATTCAGCTGCCCCTCGAGAGACCCGAGCTCTTCGCCAAGGGCATGAAGAAGAGGTCCGGTATACTCTTCTACGGGCCCCCCGGAACCGGGAAGACCCTGTTGGCAAAGGCGATCGCGACGGAGTACAGCCTCAACTTCTTCAGCGTTAAGGGCCCCGAGCTACTCAACATGTACATTGGAGAGTCGGAAGCCAACGTCAGACGCGTCTTCCAACGcgcccgcgacgcccgccCTTGCGTCGTTTTTTTCGACGAACTGGACTCTGTCGCCCCTAAGCGCGGAAACCAGGGagacagcggcggcgtcatggACCGCATCGTCTCGCAgctgctcgccgagctcgacggcatgtcgggcggcgacgacacgagcggcggcgtcttcgtcatcggcgcTACGAATCGGCCGGATCTGCTCGACCCCGCACTGCTCCGTCCCGGCCGCTTCGACAAGATGCTCTACCTCGGCGTTTCCGACACCCATGACAAGCAACTCACGATCCTGGAGGCCCTTACCAGAAAGTAGGTTTTTCATGCATGACTGAAACCTTGACTTTCGTACGAGTGCGCACACTAACACTTCCAACCCCCCCAGGTTCACCCTCCACCCCTCCGTCTCACTGCAGTCGGTGGCACAGCGGCTCCCCTTCACTTACACGGGCGCCGACTTCTACGCCCTCTGCAGCGATGCGATGCTCAAGGCCGTCACGCGGCAGGCGGcagccgtcgacgccaagatCCGCGACTTCAACGCGGACCGCGACCCGTCGCGCCTACCCATGTCGACGGCCTACTTCTTCGACCACCACGCCACGCCTGATGACATCGCCGTCATGGTCACCGAGGATGACTTCATGAGGGCGCATGAGGAGCTCGTGCCGAGTGTGAGCGCCGGCGAGCTAGCACATTACGAGAGTGTGAGGGCTAGCTTCGAGGGGTCGCCCGATAAGGacaagcaacagcagcaacagcagcagcaacgccccgcggcggcgggcctcAGGGCCGTGTCTGGGTCATCGGCCATGTCGAGGGGTAGTTCCAAGGGCAAAGGCAAGGCTGTCTCCTCATCGTCCAAGGGGAAGGGCAAAGCCTTGGCGTTGGACAGTGACGACGAGTACGGGTCCGAGAGTGAGGTTGCGGTGACGAAtggcaagggcaagggtaagggcaaggccatcgccggGTTTCAGGACGGGACGGCgagcgacgatgacggatTGTACTAAAAACTGCAGATATGGCACCGAGCCCAGTAGCATCGTTCAGCTTGCATATATGAGATGGGaaccacccctccccttttttcttttggaAAATTGAATTTCTTTCGTGGAGTGTTTTTCCAGGTGGCGGAGGAAGTTGTGAAGAGATGGACGTCTCCAGAAGCAAATACGCATTACCATACAGAAAATGGGcaacctccctccccccctccccattcCGGGTAAAATAGccctgtgtgtgtgtgtgtgtgtgtgtgtgtgtgatgaGGGGATACCGATTTCTCCATCACAAGCGTACGTACATTCCATCATCTCCACCATGGCACCCAACAGCTtctcgccttgatcttcGGCGCAACATCACTACTTTTCATTCTTGGACTCTCCTGCAGGCTTGGCTTCTCCGTCAGGCTTGGGCCCTCCGTCAGACTTGGGCCCTCCGTCAGACTTTGGCTCGGCTGCCTTTGCCTctgtctcctcctccttcgcctctGATCCCAACTTCGCCTTAGCCTCGTCCGGGTTCGTCTCGGGTTCACTtacgtcgtcgtcgccgtcgtcgctgtcgtcgctatcgtcgtcgtcatcgtcgtcgtcatcctccgGCTGTGGCGTCTTCGTAGCGGTCTCGGTTTTGCTGGTCGTTGGGGTTTCCTTCGCTGCCGTCTGTTTCTCCGGCACGACGGCCTTAGTAGAGTCTTCGGCCGCCTCCTTTACGGGCTCCTCCTTAATGGCCTGcgccttctcgacctcggcaatCTTCTGTGAGACGTCCTCGTCAGAGTTCTCCTTGTCGGGCTCCTCCTTGATGGTCTCGGCATTCTCGACCGCTGCAATCTCCTCCTGGGACGCGGACGCCACCGCGGCGCCCATGTGTACCGTTACGGGCTTGTCAACGTCGGAGGGCTTCCAGCGGGCCGTTGTCGGCGACTGCAGGATCTCGCGCAGGGTGTCGGGGTTCGTGGTtgtggcgacgacgccccATGAGCCTGTGGTCGGGGACTGAAGGCCGGCGGGCTTGACGCTCTGGATGGAGGAAGCGCTGTTGGCACTGGCCACGGAAGATTTCCGGGGCGTTTCTGGTGTCTTAGAGGCGTCCGCCGCAACCTCAACTTTCTTTTCGGACCTGGCGGTAGCCACAGATGACGCATCGGTCTCAGGCTTCTTGTCTTCAGCAGACTTTTCGTCCTTCTTGCCGTAGACCTTATCGCGTAGCGACTGCAGCCGGAGTTCCTTAGCCTTCTTGGCTGCCTCGTCGGCGATAGAGCGGTGTGAAATTGTGGAGGAGCTGTCGGTGGAGGCTCTGGGTGTCTCGACAGACTTGTCTTTCGCGGTAGCAGGAGTCGAgctctcggccttgggcaAGGGAGGCGCTGGCGGAGGCGCGGGAccggatgcggatgcggaGGCGGgggtggaggcggaggcaTTGCCCGACAATGTGCCCTTGGGTACCTTCTTAACGATTTTCTTCTTGATGGGTTCTTTGGgcttgttgttgatgtcgggGATCGTGAAATCGTCGTAGTAGATCTTGACGTGCTGCTTGAGCTCGCCGTATTCGTTCCATTCTTCGATCTCGGTAATGTCCTGAACAAAAGGGCGCCCTTATCAGCAAATAACCCCACACAGACGGAGGCCAGGAAATAGGGGGTTCACTCACGCCGAGCACGAGGCCTTCTTGCACAAGGCCTGGGAGCTTTCTCAGGCGACCAGAGGCATCTTTGCCGGCACGGCGGCCCCAGAGCATGCGGGCTTTCTCATCGGTGGCAATGTCGATGGCTTTGAAGGGTACGCGGTTGGCGCGGAGGATGGTTTCAAGACGAGATGTAGCGGTGACGATATGCGAGGATCCAGCGGTCAGGGAGGTAAAGATCCAGAGGGCTGGATCGGTAGAAAAGGTGGTTGCAGTCAACTGGGCCATGACTGTATGTTCGGGTTCTTCGAGACGGGGGGATGTGCGGGAGTTAGACGAGTTGCAGGGAAGAGCTTGtgagaagggaaagaaaagaagggaacAGCTACTGGGAAGCTAAAGGGGGCCGGCGCGGTCAGCAAagagtactctgtacactACGGATATCCGTACAGTATGCGTAAGATTCATGGAGTTATCGAGATGGAGACGCAGATGCAGACGGGGGACACATGGCATGATGCGGGATATGCAGGGTACAAAATGGAGCCTTGCATTACGTACCGTGGATTGAGGGTTTTCGATGTCACGTATCTGCGTTCCAGACGAGGCCGATACGGTGCGATTCGCAGGCAAgtccgtcggcagcggcggcgggtgatGCGAGGTTCCACGCAGATGAAACTCGAAGGGTCGTGGGAGGTTCAGGTACTATAGGTCACCGTCCTACGAATATGTGCGGTTAGACCTTCTTAGCAGCTTTGCCTTACCTGAGATCGAGGAGTGAGTGAGGACTGCGGGGGCGGGGTAATTTCGTCCAGCGAAGCCGTCCGTGTGCTTTCCAAATAGTCccgatgctgatgctgccaAAAAGGGAGGTGGTGACGATGGAAGCTAGACAGCGCAGCAGCACCTGATGGACGGTTGTTTGGAAGGGAGTAAGTGGCCCCTGAGTTGAGCTGGCAAACCTGCAAGATGAGGTGGTCAAAAGTGGAAAGCGCGACGCGCGATGATCGGCGACAGGGCGATCAGTACCAACAATGCCCAATTCCAACACCAATACCAACGCGGAAAGAACCACGCCAACTCGCGCTTAGGGGCGACAGCCGACACAGCACGCTAAAAGTCAGCCACCTGGTGatgctctctctctgtgtctctgtctctgtctctggtTTTCTCTCTGGTTTTCTTTCCGGTTTTCTTCAAACCCCCCTGCATACTACCTCGCCGTCAAAAGAGGTTGACCGCTTCTTACATCAAGCCGATCTGCTGCACCAACCACATCCCGCAACTTGGTAAGAGCATCATCACTATAATACCCCAGCGTCGAGGCCCTACAGCCACCTCTGAGGGGTCGGTCGGCCCTAGCTGGACCAGATGCTGATTCCGGTCGTCGGCCTCTCCGACTCGGTGAAGCAGTTGCCTGCCAAACTGCGTCTGTGCCACAACGTCGGACTGGAatttctccttctccctgtCGTTGGCTTGCTTGCCGATTACCGATTGGTGCTGTTCTCAGACCCATCACTGGTCACAAACAACTGCAGAGCCTGATGTAGCACAGTGGCGAATTGACCTCGCTCAGCAACAGCACTCACCGACGAGTGGCCAAAACTTTACTGCCAGCCCGGCGATTGTATCGTCGGTCGAGTTATTTTGGAGCAGCTTGCATCTTGAATGAAGCCATTGTGCACTTCATTACAAACACTAGACATGGCATCTAAGCAACCGCAACAAGGGTTTCCTTGCTACGGACCGTCTCCTCATTTCACCAAGTCGCAGAGAGGTATCTGCCGCCGTTACAACAAacatggaggaggaggaggggaacGACAATGGCACGATGTGACGACAGGGCAGAAACAAGTCGAGCAGTTGTTTTGAAGAGTTTCAACCTAGCGTCGACAAGGGACCGCTCGGGCTACGGATACAGGCTACGGCAGGACGAAAACACACAACGTTGGATCGGGCTGCAACGACGTTGTTGTCGGATCGAATTGTCGGTGCCGGGTAGTGCTATCGATTTCCCTTACGATCGCTTTCATAATAACCATGTTGGGAGGTTGCGTTCGCTGTCGAGCATCATTGTCATATCCTTTGACCCTCCAAAACTTATCGTTGCCCACTTGAACGTATCTTGGGCTCATCTCGTAAAAGAGAGGACATGCACGCTTGCAAGCGCGCTCGAATCAGCCGGACGGGCAATCCCCGTGGCCCTGGTCTACAAACACTGGTCACCTCCCATGGCATTGCGCATCCCCCTTCAAACGGGAAATGGCGGTGGAGTCCCCCATGATTGGGGTCATTTCTTGTGTCGATTGACAGTCGCCATCGACAGGGAATCCCTCTCGAAGCGGCTTATAGTTACTCAAGGCAAGGATGTCGGATTGGCTGTGCGAGGAACAGCCCAGCTTATGTTTCTATGGCAGGCAGGATCTTCGAGAACCTAGGCCTACGGCGCTACGCCGTGGAACCTTTAAATGACCGAGCATAGAGAAAAGGGACCTGAATCGCAGCAATCGGCCGAACGGTGACCATTAAAGGATGCACGGTATTATTGCGGGCAGAGACCAATCAAAGACACATCGGACGGTGCCTCTGTCGCCGTTGTGCACCGTTGGAAAACAGTCCAAAGCTCGTTCCTTTTTGACGCATCATCCCGAAATAAAGAGGCCGAGCAACTCAAGACGAACTAGTCACTGGGCCTGCCTCGCCCCCTAGGCAGAAGACTTTTCCTATCGGTCAGCGGATAGTAAGCCgcatcgaggccgtggcGGGAGGGCGGAGCGATGGCttggatgccgaggaggggggtggcgGCCAGCAAGTGACTTCT
The DNA window shown above is from Colletotrichum destructivum chromosome 2, complete sequence and carries:
- a CDS encoding Putative AAA+ ATPase domain, ATPase, AAA-type, core; the encoded protein is MTTSELAPPSPARRKRRSRRRRQDKPAITARLVLDDHDVRGDVGIVSEDLFIDLFPHLRDAPSREDGSDDVHHVAIAPWEPTPSSTETAWTVVPVVKSTALKHSTVQFSPSSLSLQNFATILQQVAPSKLSSNSRSGIEIHILDVVALSLDTVYVSLESELTKRLEQGEGTFYRDHPSNANGKGHAAPETSEACLISSLRVALGSLKVLHSGDLFPLPLPPHPVTHIPPNPGKIMLCEPVSQGILSENTKIVLMRGRVHAKRGHTAPPIPPNRSLNGVPEDEEDDTANDQFFSAAEDRYKTDAANTEIDSVTETEESELSGIDQDDDLSDDSMDDMISLQAPTLPTTAASGVSTMQPGTPMTIGRGRKTNGVATPASVFSNYTATTARPDRPRGRLFRAQGLIRTVPVDLLHPKPAPEDDDEARVFVDIASLSKIGCFSGDWVRIEAAEEPPANGFGAFGLGSFTSLEPVESTWRPVRVYGLPEGYSQRPVTRIPNTKHGERRLSFFDSQLQKPSSPAAYISPILLANLDEPSYLRLSPIKRGTYQGKGTLPKFTSASRPPYARDITIQHVRSPVTAERAYQSAVLGGLKRYFAQKIRLVRTGDLIAVPIDTQLGKALQEQPSGSNGSEVDDVMALSKEGSSRFDQVAWFKVGHIQISKSDADNDQSEELWARVACIDSSSVAMHGSGFATNRIPATKCNTWPYYLGVKKMPTKAPSASALTLPDQDQRYISPLRRRLRELLAAATSPRAVHLKMPPVAVLVTATHRNIGKATVASEACADIGLHTYAIDAYDILSEAGTSGSDVKTEGLLRTRAERAMSCGPETTALLIKHVEALTADRMVSTLKEVLQDTRVLIATTSDVDKVPDGVRGLFSHELEMGAPDEAEREGILRAIVEDRGINLDPEVDLNGVALKTAALVAGDLVDVVDRALIAQRLRLEQISSKAEAAGQAVTVRDLQVAGGPMARCVTKGDFEVAVEAARKNFAGAIGAPKIPNVTWDDVGGLNNVKDAVTETIQLPLERPELFAKGMKKRSGILFYGPPGTGKTLLAKAIATEYSLNFFSVKGPELLNMYIGESEANVRRVFQRARDARPCVVFFDELDSVAPKRGNQGDSGGVMDRIVSQLLAELDGMSGGDDTSGGVFVIGATNRPDLLDPALLRPGRFDKMLYLGVSDTHDKQLTILEALTRKFTLHPSVSLQSVAQRLPFTYTGADFYALCSDAMLKAVTRQAAAVDAKIRDFNADRDPSRLPMSTAYFFDHHATPDDIAVMVTEDDFMRAHEELVPSVSAGELAHYESVRASFEGSPDKDKQQQQQQQQRPAAAGLRAVSGSSAMSRGSSKGKGKAVSSSSKGKGKALALDSDDEYGSESEVAVTNGKGKGKGKAIAGFQDGTASDDDGLY
- a CDS encoding Putative SH3-binding, glutamic acid-rich protein, with the translated sequence MAQLTATTFSTDPALWIFTSLTAGSSHIVTATSRLETILRANRVPFKAIDIATDEKARMLWGRRAGKDASGRLRKLPGLVQEGLVLGDITEIEEWNEYGELKQHVKIYYDDFTIPDINNKPKEPIKKKIVKKVPKGTLSGNASASTPASASASGPAPPPAPPLPKAESSTPATAKDKSVETPRASTDSSSTISHRSIADEAAKKAKELRLQSLRDKVYGKKDEKSAEDKKPETDASSVATARSEKKVEVAADASKTPETPRKSSVASANSASSIQSVKPAGLQSPTTGSWGVVATTTNPDTLREILQSPTTARWKPSDVDKPVTVHMGAAVASASQEEIAAVENAETIKEEPDKENSDEDVSQKIAEVEKAQAIKEEPVKEAAEDSTKAVVPEKQTAAKETPTTSKTETATKTPQPEDDDDDDDDDSDDSDDGDDDVSEPETNPDEAKAKLGSEAKEEETEAKAAEPKSDGGPKSDGGPKPDGEAKPAGESKNEK